Proteins encoded by one window of Cylindrospermum stagnale PCC 7417:
- a CDS encoding glycerophosphodiester phosphodiesterase, protein MTHTFTGKPPIIIAHRGASGYRPEHTLAAYELAIALGADFIEPDLVSTKDGVLIARHENEISETTDVASRGEFAHRQTTKIIDGESKSGWFTEDFTLAELKTLRAIERIPEMRSHNTAYNGRWEIPTLQEIIDLVQGKSAQINRTIGIYPETKHPTYFKSLGLSLEPPLLATLTANGYQGANAPVFIQSFEVSNLQELSQTTDLPLVQLLNEHGLPYDFVVSGNHRTYADLAATSGLKEIAKYAQAVGVNKNLVVKRDSLGKLLSPTSLVTDAHAAGLLVHLWTFRNEDSFLPLDFQGNPQGEYQLFFNLGIDGVFSDYPDTAVAVCSSTGS, encoded by the coding sequence ATGACTCATACATTTACAGGTAAACCCCCGATAATTATTGCCCACCGAGGGGCTAGTGGCTACCGTCCAGAACATACTTTAGCAGCTTATGAATTAGCGATCGCACTAGGGGCTGACTTTATTGAACCAGATTTGGTTTCCACCAAAGACGGGGTTTTAATTGCTCGTCATGAAAACGAAATTTCCGAAACCACTGATGTTGCTAGCCGTGGGGAGTTTGCTCACCGTCAAACTACCAAGATCATTGATGGTGAATCCAAATCAGGCTGGTTTACAGAAGACTTCACCTTAGCGGAACTGAAAACCCTCAGAGCAATCGAGCGAATTCCCGAAATGCGATCGCACAATACCGCATACAACGGACGATGGGAAATCCCGACGCTGCAAGAAATCATTGATTTAGTTCAAGGCAAAAGTGCCCAAATTAATCGCACCATTGGTATTTACCCAGAAACTAAACACCCTACTTATTTTAAATCTCTTGGCTTATCACTAGAACCGCCCCTACTGGCAACTTTAACAGCAAACGGTTATCAGGGAGCCAACGCACCTGTTTTTATTCAGTCTTTTGAAGTTAGCAACCTCCAAGAATTATCTCAAACAACTGATTTACCTTTAGTGCAATTGCTTAACGAGCATGGTTTGCCCTATGATTTTGTAGTCAGTGGCAATCACCGCACCTATGCAGATTTAGCCGCTACATCAGGGTTAAAGGAGATAGCTAAATATGCACAAGCAGTTGGTGTCAATAAAAACCTAGTTGTGAAGAGAGATAGCCTTGGTAAATTGCTCTCACCGACATCTTTAGTCACTGATGCTCATGCAGCTGGTTTATTGGTTCACCTCTGGACTTTCCGCAATGAAGATTCCTTTTTACCCCTAGATTTTCAAGGAAATCCCCAAGGAGAATATCAACTGTTCTTCAATTTAGGCATTGATGGGGTATTTAGCGATTACCCCGATACGGCTGTTGCTGTATGCTCAAGTACTGGATCTTGA
- a CDS encoding vWA domain-containing protein: MTNNNIEVVFSFDTTGSMYPCLTQVRRKIKETVTRLINELPLIRIGIIAHGDYCDVGSTYVTKIFNLSGDVDKICDFVQNVEATGGGDAPECYELVLHQSQSLAWSKSASKSLVLIGDDIPHPPAHNPQKLNWRQELDKLAEAEITVYGVQALNRSHATPFYREIAEKSGGFHINLDQFSYVTDLFLAVCYQQSSNDQLQAYEKEVIDEGRMSRGLNKIFNSMMKREAVSYYESADLRAVSPQRFQVLEVDQDISIKAFVLENGLSFKVGRGFYEFTKTETIQAAKEIILMERATGDLFAGSAAREMLGLPMDASIRIKPSNLEKYVVFVQSTSANRKLIGKTRFLYEVEDWDR, translated from the coding sequence ATGACAAACAACAATATCGAAGTTGTTTTTAGTTTTGATACTACTGGAAGTATGTATCCTTGCCTGACTCAAGTACGACGAAAAATCAAAGAAACCGTTACCAGATTAATTAATGAACTTCCTCTAATCCGCATTGGGATTATTGCTCATGGTGACTATTGTGATGTCGGCTCAACTTATGTCACTAAAATATTTAACCTCTCTGGTGATGTTGATAAAATTTGTGATTTTGTCCAAAATGTCGAAGCTACTGGCGGCGGAGATGCGCCAGAATGTTATGAGTTAGTATTACATCAATCCCAATCTCTAGCTTGGTCAAAGTCTGCATCTAAATCACTGGTTTTGATTGGTGATGATATTCCCCACCCGCCAGCACACAATCCTCAAAAGCTAAATTGGCGCCAAGAGTTAGATAAATTAGCTGAGGCAGAAATTACGGTTTATGGAGTTCAAGCACTCAATCGCTCTCATGCTACTCCTTTTTATCGAGAAATCGCTGAAAAGTCAGGCGGTTTTCATATCAATCTTGACCAATTTTCTTATGTTACCGATTTGTTTTTAGCTGTTTGCTATCAGCAATCATCAAATGATCAGCTACAAGCTTATGAAAAAGAAGTAATTGACGAAGGGCGGATGAGTCGGGGGTTAAATAAAATATTTAACTCCATGATGAAGCGAGAAGCCGTATCATATTATGAATCGGCTGACTTACGGGCAGTTTCTCCCCAACGGTTTCAGGTTTTAGAGGTTGATCAAGATATTTCAATTAAAGCTTTTGTGTTAGAAAATGGGTTAAGCTTTAAAGTGGGACGTGGTTTTTATGAATTTACAAAAACCGAAACTATCCAAGCTGCTAAAGAAATTATCTTGATGGAACGGGCAACAGGTGATTTATTTGCCGGCAGCGCCGCTAGAGAAATGTTAGGTCTACCGATGGATGCGTCAATCCGGATCAAACCGAGTAACCTAGAAAAGTATGTGGTGTTTGTTCAAAGTACTTCTGCTAATCGTAAATTGATTGGCAAGACCCGATTTTTATATGAAGTCGAAGATTGGGATCGCTGA
- the ligA gene encoding NAD-dependent DNA ligase LigA, giving the protein MIQIQPELKRVKELRQLLQQASYAYYVLDAPTMEDAVYDQLYRELQQLEIQYPELVSADSPTQRVGERPATHFTSVRHNIPLYSLENAFNIDELQGWEQRWRRQAPKIEAVEYVTELKIDGSALALTYQNGVLVRGATRGDGVMGEDITQNVRTIRSIPLRLNFEGLEELEKVEVRGEAFLRLDVFKQINEERQKAGEQLFANPRNAAAGTLRQLDSRVVAKRRLDFFGYTLHIPGRDDASIANTQWEALELLEKMGFHVNPNHKLCGSLTEVAEYYQYWDTERLNLPYMTDGVVVKLNSFKLQEQLGFTQRFPRWAVALKYAAEEAPTRVENIAVNVGRTGALTPLAEMRPVQLAGTTVSRATLHNSDRISQLDIRIGDTVIVRKAGEIIPEVVRVLKELRPPDTQPFVMPTHCPVCGQLVVRESGEAVTRCVNASCAAILKGEIEHWVSRDALDIKGMGEKLVHQLVDKELVHSVADLYNLTAEKFCVLERMGQKSAEKLVNAIAQSKSQPWSRVLYGLGIRHVGSVNAQLLTDKFTTVEQLATARQSDIEGVYGIGAEIAQSVYQWFRISANQTLISRLQDTGLQLATTAEAKAVGDGNQKLAGKTFVVTGTLPTLKRDEAKALIQKSGGKVTDSVSKKTDFLVVGEDAGSKLEKAQALGITQLSEAQLIELLQE; this is encoded by the coding sequence ATGATCCAGATTCAGCCTGAATTAAAGCGCGTAAAAGAACTGCGGCAGCTGTTGCAACAAGCAAGCTATGCTTATTACGTCCTAGATGCACCCACTATGGAGGATGCAGTCTATGACCAGTTATATCGAGAATTGCAACAGCTAGAAATTCAGTATCCAGAATTGGTGTCTGCCGATAGTCCAACTCAGCGAGTGGGTGAAAGACCAGCAACGCACTTTACCTCGGTACGGCACAATATCCCCCTATACAGTTTGGAGAATGCCTTTAATATTGATGAGTTGCAAGGGTGGGAGCAACGTTGGCGGCGTCAAGCACCGAAAATAGAGGCGGTGGAGTACGTCACTGAACTGAAAATTGATGGTTCTGCTTTGGCGCTAACCTACCAAAATGGCGTTCTGGTAAGGGGTGCAACTAGGGGGGATGGGGTGATGGGTGAAGATATTACCCAAAATGTGCGGACAATTCGCTCAATTCCCTTGCGCTTGAATTTTGAGGGGTTAGAAGAATTAGAAAAGGTGGAAGTGCGGGGTGAGGCGTTTTTACGGCTGGATGTGTTTAAACAAATCAATGAGGAAAGGCAAAAAGCAGGTGAGCAGTTATTTGCTAATCCCCGAAATGCTGCTGCTGGTACACTTAGGCAATTAGATTCTCGCGTTGTTGCTAAACGGCGGTTAGATTTTTTTGGCTATACGCTGCATATTCCTGGTAGGGATGACGCCAGTATTGCTAATACCCAATGGGAAGCGCTGGAATTGTTGGAAAAGATGGGTTTTCATGTCAACCCTAACCATAAGTTGTGCGGTTCTTTGACTGAAGTTGCTGAATATTATCAATATTGGGATACAGAAAGGCTCAATTTACCCTATATGACTGATGGGGTAGTGGTGAAGCTGAATTCCTTTAAGTTGCAAGAACAACTGGGGTTTACGCAGAGGTTTCCCCGCTGGGCTGTGGCGCTGAAATATGCAGCAGAAGAAGCACCTACCCGCGTGGAAAATATTGCGGTGAATGTGGGGAGAACGGGGGCATTGACACCTTTGGCAGAAATGCGTCCGGTGCAATTGGCGGGAACAACAGTTTCTCGCGCTACTTTACATAATAGCGATCGCATCTCCCAATTAGATATCCGCATTGGCGATACTGTCATTGTCCGTAAAGCTGGGGAAATTATCCCCGAAGTCGTGCGGGTACTCAAAGAACTCCGTCCCCCTGATACACAACCTTTTGTCATGCCCACTCATTGCCCAGTTTGCGGTCAATTGGTGGTGCGAGAGTCAGGTGAAGCGGTGACTCGGTGCGTTAATGCTTCCTGTGCGGCGATTTTGAAGGGAGAGATTGAACATTGGGTAAGTCGTGACGCCTTAGATATTAAAGGCATGGGCGAAAAGCTGGTGCATCAACTTGTGGATAAAGAATTGGTGCATTCCGTTGCCGACTTATATAACTTGACAGCAGAAAAATTTTGTGTATTGGAAAGGATGGGGCAAAAGTCGGCAGAGAAATTGGTGAATGCGATCGCCCAATCAAAAAGCCAACCTTGGTCAAGAGTATTATATGGTCTAGGCATCCGTCACGTTGGCAGCGTCAATGCCCAATTATTAACCGATAAATTTACCACAGTTGAGCAGTTAGCAACAGCCAGGCAATCAGATATTGAGGGTGTTTACGGTATCGGTGCGGAAATTGCTCAATCTGTATATCAATGGTTCCGCATCAGTGCCAATCAAACTTTGATTTCTCGACTCCAAGACACGGGGTTGCAATTAGCCACCACCGCAGAAGCTAAAGCCGTGGGTGATGGCAATCAAAAGTTAGCAGGTAAAACTTTTGTGGTTACGGGCACTTTACCAACCTTAAAGCGGGATGAAGCTAAAGCCTTGATTCAAAAATCAGGTGGTAAAGTGACTGATTCTGTAAGTAAAAAAACAGACTTTCTCGTTGTGGGAGAAGATGCTGGTTCTAAGTTAGAAAAGGCGCAAGCGTTGGGAATTACTCAATTAAGTGAAGCGCAGTTAATAGAGTTGTTGCAAGAGTGA
- a CDS encoding sensor histidine kinase, which yields MNLITEQMATVLIVDDNPANLSVLSDALDLAGLEVWVAKSGKVALERVEYALPNLILLDVMMPEMDGFETCSQLKANPATKDIPVIFMTALSDTANKVKGFQTGAVDYITKPFQQEEVLSRVQLHLKLHDLAEKLEQKNLLLTQKVGEVSLAYDELKQMQIKLIQSEKLSSLGQIVTGIAHEINNPINFIYGNLIHASQYNQEVLQLLHIYQEEFPNPTPRIQAELENIDLDFIQDDLLKLLNSMDVGVQRIREILKSMRIFSRVYEADMKPINIHEAINSTLTLLNYRLKAKLEHPGIEVVREYCQLPPVECYPGQLNQVFMNIISNAIDALDEYNQHRSFADVQKQPSRIKIRTRMIGDESVAIHIADNGSGISEEVKEQLFDPFFTTKAIGKGAGLGLSISHQIVVEKHGGSLYYQSTPEKETEFVVEIPIYQQVAQVTSAVTPGDYYLTTNN from the coding sequence ATGAATCTGATAACTGAGCAAATGGCAACAGTTCTGATTGTTGATGATAATCCGGCAAATTTAAGTGTCTTATCTGATGCCCTCGATTTAGCTGGGTTAGAAGTATGGGTAGCCAAATCTGGAAAAGTAGCGCTGGAAAGGGTCGAATATGCTCTACCAAATTTAATTTTGTTGGATGTGATGATGCCAGAGATGGATGGATTTGAAACCTGTAGTCAATTAAAGGCAAATCCGGCAACTAAAGATATTCCTGTCATCTTTATGACGGCACTTTCCGACACTGCTAATAAGGTCAAAGGATTTCAGACAGGCGCGGTTGACTATATTACCAAGCCCTTCCAGCAAGAGGAAGTGCTATCACGGGTTCAATTGCACTTAAAGCTGCATGATTTAGCAGAAAAATTAGAGCAAAAAAATCTACTTTTAACGCAAAAAGTTGGCGAAGTAAGCCTTGCTTATGATGAATTGAAACAGATGCAAATTAAATTAATTCAAAGTGAGAAACTGTCCAGTTTAGGACAAATAGTCACTGGAATTGCTCATGAGATTAATAACCCTATAAATTTCATTTATGGCAATCTAATTCATGCCAGTCAATATAACCAAGAAGTGTTGCAACTCCTGCATATCTATCAGGAAGAATTCCCAAATCCTACCCCGCGAATTCAAGCAGAACTTGAAAATATTGATTTAGATTTTATCCAGGATGACTTGTTGAAGCTGCTGAACTCAATGGATGTTGGTGTACAACGCATTCGCGAAATCCTCAAGTCTATGCGGATTTTCTCTCGTGTCTACGAAGCTGACATGAAACCAATTAATATCCATGAAGCTATTAATAGTACACTCACCCTTTTGAATTATCGCCTCAAAGCAAAACTAGAGCATCCCGGAATCGAAGTGGTTAGAGAATATTGTCAGTTGCCACCAGTTGAATGCTATCCAGGACAACTAAATCAAGTGTTTATGAATATTATTTCTAATGCCATTGATGCACTAGATGAATACAATCAACACCGTTCATTTGCCGATGTTCAGAAGCAACCAAGTCGAATTAAAATTCGTACTAGGATGATAGGAGATGAATCGGTTGCTATCCACATCGCTGATAATGGTTCGGGAATCAGTGAAGAAGTAAAAGAGCAGTTGTTTGACCCCTTCTTTACAACTAAAGCTATCGGCAAAGGAGCCGGATTGGGATTGTCTATCAGTCACCAGATTGTTGTAGAAAAGCATGGTGGCAGTCTCTACTACCAATCAACACCAGAAAAAGAAACAGAATTTGTGGTTGAAATCCCAATTTATCAGCAAGTTGCCCAAGTTACTTCTGCTGTGACACCTGGTGATTATTATTTGACTACTAATAATTAA
- a CDS encoding PAS domain-containing hybrid sensor histidine kinase/response regulator, translating to MEFRIDHQPEIPRLQPQANEQRSSMSETPEQANPQDALKQNEAQSSGEMSEWMGANTDTTGCNQTESKLRENKAYLQQAIEYAPVAIAMFDREMRYLAVSNKWLEEYNLTDEIIGKSHYEVFPDVPPEWKQIHQRCLAGAIEQREEDAFPRADGFVQWVRWSIRPWYLTSGEIGGIILFSEDITQRKQAEEALRQSNTLLRSILESTPDLVVVKDCQGRHVALNLNLANLFGKPIEEIIGKDDSELLPPEAARQIILKDRQVMTTGITQTYEEDVSNGKVSGTFLTTKAPWRDADGNILGIVATTRDISEQQAALRDRQKAEETLRENNLLLRSILESTPDFVVVKDGDGCYVALNSNAANFLGQPIEEIIGKSDAEVFPPEVAREIIAKDCQIITTGITETYEEDLSTSSTYLTTKGPWRDADGNILGIIATTRDITERKQTEIALQHSEERFRSLIEATTNIVWSTNAEGKFVTEQIQWNVFTGQSFEESFGLGWLNQIHPEDRADTTEAWSNAVANKALYQIEYRVCRYDGEYRYMTGRGVPMLSADGSIREWIGINTDITESKLAEIALAKAKEIAEAANYAKSEFLANMSHELRTPLNGILGYAQVLQRSKNLHEEERSRIEVIYQCGSHLLTLINDILDLSKIEAQKVELMVTDFHFPAFLQGVAEMCRIRAELKKIQFDHQLASELPIGICADEKRLRQVLINLLSNAIKFTDAGGVNFTISYAAEGKIRFEVRDTGMGIPQDKLQAIFLPFEQVGDSRRQTEGTGLGLAISQRIVELMGSTIQVQSELGVGSIFWFDVNLPPADEWVKTSQADDYGQIIGIKDRRPKILVIDDKWANRSVITNLLSPIGFDVAEANDGQEGWQKLAEIQPDLVITDILMPKIDGFALIKRIRSSEAFKNIAIIVSSASVFETDQHRSLEVGGDDFLSKPVEAIVLFQKLRKLLQLEWLYEEKNTVSQPAGDDAGLVAPSTAEMEKLYKLVMKGNFKGIIKQAAWLEQMDEKYIPFAKKLHQLAKGFQDQEILALIQSYK from the coding sequence ATGGAATTCAGGATTGATCATCAGCCAGAAATTCCCAGACTACAGCCACAAGCAAATGAGCAACGGTCAAGTATGAGCGAAACGCCAGAGCAAGCAAACCCCCAGGATGCTCTCAAACAAAACGAAGCACAGTCCAGCGGTGAGATGAGTGAGTGGATGGGAGCCAACACCGACACGACTGGATGCAACCAGACAGAAAGCAAACTGCGTGAGAACAAAGCATACTTACAGCAGGCCATTGAATATGCTCCTGTAGCGATCGCCATGTTTGATCGAGAAATGCGCTATCTTGCTGTCAGTAACAAATGGCTAGAAGAGTATAATCTGACGGATGAGATCATCGGCAAGTCCCACTACGAAGTCTTTCCTGACGTTCCTCCAGAATGGAAGCAGATTCATCAACGGTGTTTAGCAGGGGCAATCGAACAACGTGAGGAAGATGCGTTTCCACGTGCAGACGGGTTTGTCCAGTGGGTGCGCTGGTCAATCCGCCCTTGGTATCTCACCAGTGGCGAAATCGGCGGCATCATTCTGTTCAGCGAAGATATTACACAGCGCAAACAAGCTGAAGAAGCCCTACGCCAAAGCAACACGCTATTGCGCTCTATTTTGGAAAGTACACCAGACCTTGTTGTCGTTAAAGATTGTCAAGGGCGGCATGTCGCCCTCAATTTAAATTTGGCAAATTTATTTGGCAAGCCAATTGAGGAAATCATTGGCAAAGATGATTCTGAACTGCTGCCGCCTGAAGCTGCGCGTCAAATCATCTTAAAAGACCGCCAGGTGATGACAACAGGCATTACCCAGACTTATGAAGAAGATGTCTCTAATGGTAAGGTCAGCGGCACTTTTCTCACTACAAAAGCACCTTGGCGAGATGCTGATGGCAACATTCTCGGCATCGTTGCCACAACAAGAGATATTAGCGAACAGCAAGCGGCGCTACGCGATCGCCAAAAAGCTGAAGAAACCCTGCGCGAAAACAACTTGCTACTGCGTTCCATTTTAGAAAGTACACCAGACTTTGTCGTCGTTAAAGATGGCGACGGGTGTTACGTCGCCCTCAACTCTAACGCGGCAAACTTTCTTGGCCAGCCAATTGAGGAGATCATCGGCAAAAGCGATGCTGAAGTATTTCCGCCTGAGGTAGCGCGGGAAATCATCGCCAAAGATTGCCAGATTATCACAACAGGCATTACCGAGACTTACGAAGAAGATCTTTCTACCAGCAGCACCTATCTCACGACAAAAGGCCCTTGGCGAGATGCTGATGGCAACATTCTCGGCATCATTGCCACCACACGAGATATTACTGAGCGTAAACAAACAGAGATAGCGCTTCAACATAGCGAAGAACGATTTCGCTCGCTGATTGAAGCAACTACCAATATTGTCTGGTCTACTAATGCAGAAGGCAAATTTGTTACTGAACAAATTCAATGGAATGTATTTACCGGACAGTCTTTTGAGGAATCTTTTGGATTGGGCTGGCTGAATCAAATTCATCCCGAAGATAGAGCTGACACCACAGAGGCTTGGTCAAATGCCGTTGCTAATAAGGCACTTTATCAAATTGAGTATCGCGTGTGCCGTTACGACGGCGAGTACCGATACATGACTGGACGAGGTGTGCCGATGTTGTCTGCCGATGGCAGTATCCGAGAGTGGATTGGCATCAATACCGACATTACAGAGAGCAAGCTAGCGGAAATCGCGCTGGCCAAAGCAAAAGAAATAGCGGAAGCAGCAAATTACGCAAAAAGCGAATTTCTGGCCAACATGAGCCATGAATTGCGGACACCGCTCAATGGCATCTTGGGCTATGCTCAAGTTCTTCAGCGTTCTAAAAACTTGCACGAAGAAGAGCGATCGCGCATTGAGGTGATTTACCAGTGCGGTTCCCATTTGCTGACTTTAATCAATGACATCCTAGATTTATCTAAAATCGAAGCCCAAAAAGTGGAACTCATGGTGACAGATTTTCACTTTCCGGCGTTTCTGCAAGGTGTCGCCGAGATGTGCCGCATCCGCGCCGAACTCAAGAAAATTCAGTTTGACCATCAATTAGCTTCAGAATTACCCATCGGTATCTGTGCCGATGAAAAACGCCTGCGGCAAGTATTAATCAACCTTCTGAGTAATGCCATCAAATTTACCGATGCAGGCGGCGTCAACTTTACAATTAGCTATGCCGCTGAAGGCAAAATTCGCTTTGAAGTCCGCGACACAGGGATGGGCATCCCCCAGGATAAACTCCAAGCTATTTTTCTACCCTTTGAGCAAGTGGGAGACAGCCGCCGACAGACTGAAGGCACCGGCTTAGGATTGGCAATTAGTCAAAGAATTGTCGAGTTGATGGGCAGCACTATTCAGGTGCAGAGTGAGTTGGGTGTGGGCAGTATTTTCTGGTTTGATGTCAATCTGCCCCCAGCTGATGAGTGGGTCAAAACATCTCAAGCCGATGATTATGGACAAATTATCGGCATCAAAGACCGCCGACCAAAGATTCTCGTCATTGATGACAAATGGGCAAATCGCTCAGTCATCACTAATTTACTCAGTCCCATCGGCTTTGATGTTGCTGAAGCTAACGACGGACAAGAAGGCTGGCAGAAACTTGCCGAAATTCAGCCAGATCTTGTGATTACCGACATACTGATGCCAAAAATTGATGGATTCGCTCTCATCAAGCGCATTCGCTCCTCAGAAGCCTTCAAAAATATCGCCATCATTGTTTCGTCAGCAAGCGTGTTTGAAACTGATCAACATCGCAGCTTGGAAGTAGGAGGAGATGATTTTCTTTCCAAACCTGTAGAGGCGATCGTTCTGTTTCAGAAATTGCGGAAACTTCTTCAACTGGAGTGGCTTTATGAAGAGAAAAACACTGTCAGCCAGCCAGCAGGAGACGATGCTGGGCTAGTTGCTCCATCTACAGCAGAAATGGAAAAATTGTACAAGTTAGTTATGAAAGGCAACTTCAAAGGAATTATTAAACAAGCAGCATGGCTTGAACAAATGGATGAAAAATACATCCCCTTTGCGAAAAAATTGCACCAACTGGCAAAAGGTTTCCAAGACCAAGAAATTCTAGCACTCATTCAATCTTACAAGTAA
- a CDS encoding fasciclin domain-containing protein yields the protein MKASHRLLITTAGIAIAATGLFASSPSLAKKKHQQEVIQPVLVTPVSSVGSIVEVASTSTCGCNTFVNVIQRAGLVETLSSNRLFTVFIPSDAAFAALPPATLEKLLRPENRLLLQQVLTYHVLYGSIDSKKIKPGKIKTYAGGLVEIKFKKGYFEIGKAKFKKSDLKARNGYIHIIDTVLIPPGLLL from the coding sequence ATGAAAGCATCTCACCGTTTACTTATTACAACAGCTGGTATAGCGATCGCCGCAACTGGTCTTTTCGCTAGTTCTCCCTCTTTGGCTAAAAAGAAGCATCAACAAGAAGTTATACAACCTGTCTTAGTTACTCCAGTAAGTTCTGTAGGTTCAATTGTCGAAGTTGCCAGCACCAGCACTTGCGGCTGCAATACTTTTGTCAACGTTATCCAAAGAGCCGGACTGGTAGAAACCCTCTCTAGCAATAGATTATTTACTGTTTTTATCCCCTCTGATGCTGCATTCGCGGCTTTACCACCGGCTACTTTAGAAAAACTGCTCAGACCAGAAAACAGACTACTCTTACAGCAAGTTTTGACTTACCACGTTCTTTATGGCTCAATTGATTCTAAAAAAATCAAGCCTGGAAAAATCAAAACTTATGCAGGCGGACTGGTGGAAATTAAATTTAAGAAAGGTTATTTTGAAATCGGTAAGGCCAAATTCAAAAAATCCGACCTCAAAGCTAGAAATGGCTATATTCACATCATTGATACAGTGTTGATACCTCCTGGTTTGCTGCTGTAG
- a CDS encoding DMT family transporter produces MMHQSSGRWRLGLALSLVTVLLWGILPIALTVVLQALDVYTVVWFRFLVAFTLLATYSGITGKLPTLQQLRSASGKLLAIAIIGLASNYVLFTQGLVLTAPANAEVLIQLATVLLGFGGLVVFKERYTLSQWLGVSVLTLGFALFFHAQLTNLITAPSTYLLGSGLVVLAAAAWAIYALAQKQLLRSLSSSNIMLIMYGACALLFTPFARVKTILTLDTIHLGMLVFCALNTLIAYGAFAESLQHWQASRVSAVLTLAPIITLISVWLTSAIAPTLLPPEHLTVIGILGAVLVVAGSGAIALGKSD; encoded by the coding sequence ATGATGCATCAAAGTTCCGGTCGCTGGCGTTTAGGTCTAGCATTATCGCTGGTGACTGTTTTGTTATGGGGGATTCTACCTATTGCTCTAACGGTGGTGCTACAAGCGCTAGATGTCTATACCGTCGTTTGGTTTCGCTTTTTAGTGGCGTTTACCTTGCTAGCTACGTATTCAGGGATAACTGGAAAGTTACCCACTTTACAACAACTGCGCTCGGCTTCTGGGAAATTATTAGCGATCGCTATTATCGGTTTAGCAAGTAATTACGTTCTGTTTACCCAAGGTTTAGTGCTAACAGCACCGGCTAACGCTGAGGTGCTGATTCAGTTAGCGACTGTTTTATTGGGTTTCGGCGGTTTGGTTGTGTTCAAAGAACGTTATACCCTGAGTCAATGGCTTGGCGTTAGTGTGCTGACTCTGGGGTTCGCTTTATTTTTTCATGCACAGCTAACGAATTTAATCACAGCACCTAGTACATATCTTCTTGGCAGTGGTTTGGTTGTACTAGCAGCAGCGGCCTGGGCTATATATGCTTTGGCCCAAAAGCAGCTATTGCGATCGCTATCTTCATCAAACATCATGCTGATAATGTATGGTGCCTGTGCTTTATTATTCACTCCTTTCGCCAGAGTAAAAACAATTCTCACCCTTGACACAATACATTTAGGAATGTTAGTTTTTTGTGCCTTAAATACTCTAATTGCCTATGGTGCTTTTGCCGAATCATTACAACATTGGCAAGCGTCACGAGTGAGTGCAGTCTTAACTTTAGCCCCTATTATCACCTTAATTTCAGTTTGGCTGACTTCAGCAATTGCACCTACTTTGCTCCCCCCAGAACACTTGACTGTAATCGGAATTTTGGGAGCAGTGCTAGTTGTTGCTGGTTCGGGAGCGATTGCTTTAGGAAAATCTGATTAA